DNA from Streptomyces sp. NBC_01476:
GTGGTGTCCAAGAACGTCTTCCAGTTTTGGTACGCGATCCGCCGCGCGGCCAAGCGCTCATGATATTCCTGGGTTTCCTCGGCCAGACGGCGCTCTTCGCCGCGGACATGCAGCCACGACAACGCGACTGCACGTCCGGCCCAGACGGCACCGGCCAGGGCAAGGACGGTCAGGAGTATGCGCGATGGGCCGGCAGTTGACGTGACCGTCACTGCCAGGGCCATTTCCGTGATGCCGAGAGCGGTAAGGGCGACCACGCACAGCGCTTTCGTTGCCGCCGGTGTCCGGTACTGGTCGCGCGGATCGGACAGAGTGCCCTTGGTGTAGTGGTCCCGGGCGTCCTGGGCCAGGTAGCGGATCAGCCAGTTGACCCGGTCTACGCTGATTCTGCTCTCCCGGTACACAAGTGCGATCTCGGCGACGAGTCTGTTGCGGAGGTCAGCGGTCTGGTCGAGCCACTGGTGCGAGGCAAGTCCGGTTGGGACGCGGGTACTGAAGTAGTGGTCGAACGAATGACGGACCCGTGCGGTGAACCCGTCTCCGGCGAAGCCGGGACTGCCGGTCTGCGGGGAGGGGCACTCGTCGTTGGTGGCCTTCAACTGATGGTCCTGGTACCACCACTGCCGGCCGGAGCGTGCGGCACCGAACCCGGTACCAAGCGCCACCAGCAACTCGACGACAGCTGCGGCCGGATCTGCGGCCATCGCGGAGATCCAGAGGAATCCGGTGGCAACAACGAACAGGACGGCACGGGCTTCCAGACCTGCCGGGGCGACAGAAGAGGTGTTCGCCCGGGGTGGCTGAGCCCGTGGCCCGATGGGGTCTGGCTCGAAGTAGGCCCAGACCCGCTGGACCCGGTAATTACCGAACCGAGCGGCCTCGGCCAGGTCGCGGCTCTCGGCCCACAGGCTGTCCTTCATCCCTCCGGTGAGCACAAGGTCGAGGTGGTGGAGGATCGGGTCGCGTTGGCCCGGCGGCAGGCCCTGCAACCGCTTCAGCACGGGTCCGGTTCCGCCGTCGGTGTCGTTGAGGAGCGCCAGCAGCTCGAAAGCGACGTGCAGAGCAGTCTTCCACTCTCCGTCAGCGTAGGTCCGCAGGAGTTCGGAGGCCCGGTACAACTGCTGGAGTTCTTCGGCGCCGAGGTCGTGGTAGGCGCGTTTGCTGAGCATGGCAAGCACCCAGTGGAAACGGACCTCCGCGCTGTCGTACCCGTGGGCGATGGCATCACTGATCATGGTGCGAGCACGACTGGGAACGCCGTCCTCCAGGAACCTCACGCCGACGGTGTATTTCTCCTGGGGAGATGCTTCCGGATGGACCAAGTAGACCTGGGAGTTGTGCACGCTCTCGGCCTGGATTCCGACGGCGGAGTGATTTGCGGCCGAATTCTGTGTGAAGTGGGCGTCATCGGTCATGGCAGTGTGCCCGCCGCAACGATCAGCGGTGCCAGCCCGGCTACCAGCTCAGGGCAGTCTGCGATAAGACCGCGTAACTTCTTCAATGCCATGGGCACCTGCTTCGGTAACCCGGAAGCGGTCTCCTTTGCCGCACGGCCGGCGGTGTCCAGTTCGGCCTGCGCCTCCTGGTAGGTGTCGTCGTCGAGGGCGCCGGCAGCGTGGTGACGCCTCAGGTGCTCGCGGAAGCTGTCCAGTTCCGCGGCCAGGTCCGCCCGACTCGATATCGTGGGCCGCGAGTTCAGGTAGACGCTGCTCCCGGTCACGGAGCTGGCCATGATCCCCACGGTGCTGGCCCGGGCGGTGTTGCGGACGTGCTCGGTGAGCCTGCCGGCCCCATCGTCTCTGGACATTGCGATCTGCTCCTGTTCTCCGATCAGTTCCGCTGCCAGCCGCATGGCGAACGCCGCCGCGTTCGCTGCGGCCAGTGGCTGCCAGTTGCGGTCCTCCGTGTTGCTTTTTGTACCGTCTGCCCGGTCGCTGATGCCGCGGATGATGGCCACCGGCGACCCGCTGAGATGACCGGCCTGCGCCACACCGGCGGCTTCCATTTCGATGGCGAGTGCGTCGTTGTAGTGCTGCCGGATCCACTTGGCTTCGGCGGAAATCCGCGAGTTCTGCACGACTTCACCGGCGGCGATGGCACCGAAATGCACCTGAGGCGAATCCTGGCCATCAGGCGTTTCACCGGCCAAGCCGCCTTTGCGGGCCAGATACGAGCCCAGCTGGCTGATGCCGTGCGCCGCCTCCCACACCCGAGGACGCGCCTTGAGCCCGTCATCCTCGCTGGTCCCGCCGTGATACGCGTACACGTGGGTCGCCATCACCACGTCGCCCAGCCTGGTGGTGTCCCACAGGGCACCGGCGACGCCAACGAACAGCACAGCCACAGGCGAGAACTCCTGTATTGCGCGCTCCGCGAGCACTGCAGCGGGATGATTCCCTTTGTTTGTCAGGCCCAGTGCCACACGACACGACGTGCCGGGCACAGTGCCCACCTCGAACCGCGTGCCCCGCTCATGACGGTGCACCTGCGGACTGGCCAGTTCCCGGCGCACCGCCTCGTACTCGAGATTGAGGGCGGTGAGTATTACCACCAGGTCTTTCGGCATCTATTCCTCTTCCTCTTCCGTCGTGGACGCCGCAGGCCGGATCAGCGGCGGGGACAGGGCAGTCCCCGGCCCGGCCCGGAACAGCCGCGCGGGCCGCCCACCTGTCGTCCTGCGCCCCAGGCCGGCAGGGACGATGAATCCCTTCACGCCCTGGACTTTCCGGTAGAAATTACGGGTGTCGAGCTCGGTGCCCCACACCGCTTCGTACACCTGCTGCAACTCGGTGATGGTGAACAGTTCTCCGCAGAACGCCGTGGCCAGCGCCGAGAACTCGAGCTTCGTACGCGCACGTTCGATCCCGTCCGCCACGATCCGGCTGTGATCGAAAGCCAGTTTCACCTGTCCGGACAGGACGGTCTCCGCAAGAACCCACGAAGCACCCCTGGCGTCCGTTCCCGCGACCGGCTCAGGAAGTCCTGGCGCGATCGCCAGATGAGCCACGGAAACAACCCGTCCCCGCGGATCACGGCCTGCGTCCCCGTAGGTGGCCAACTGCTCAAGATGCAGCCGCCCGGCATCCAGAGCGGTTTCCTCGCTCAGCTCGCGGTGCGCGGCGTCCAGGATCGACTCACCGCTGTGGCTGAGGAAACCCCCGGGCAGCGCCGGCATGCCCGCAAAGGGCTCCTCACCCCGTTCCACGAGCAGGGCGCACAGTCGCCCCTCACGCAGCGTCAAGATCACGAGGTCAACCGCCAGCAGCACGGGCGGTGGTGACCATATGTCTGTTTGCATGCACTTAACATACTTCAATTTTTGTCATTCTGACAAGAAGTGCGAAAGGTGGGATCAAGCCAAAGTTCGCCGGAGCCACAGTTCGCCGTCCCCTGAAGTGACGGACGTTGGGCCCCGACTAGCCCTCGTCACACGGAGTCAGCCGACGCGTGCACCCGCGGCCGGTCCGGACCGGTCACGCGTCCACGCTCAACGGCACGCAGATCACCGACGTCCCGAGCCTCTACCTGCCGCTCGGTGAGAGGGTGAACGAAGCAACCAAAGCTTCGACGGCTGTCTGGACTCCCTCGTCGGCCCGGTAAACGAGGACGAGCGCGCGGTGGCGCTTGAGGACTGGAGGATCTCGACGCCGCGCACGAGCGCCGCAGCCCCGCCGGAGGGCGCGAACCGAGGAAGACTCATGAAGTAGCAGTCCGCTGAGCGCAGGCAGGAGCCGCTGCGCATCCTCGTACCCGGCTGCGAGGCGGTGTCCTTGGCCGTGTGCAGCGGAAAGAAGATGATCACCTGGATCGGCCTCACGGCTGGTAGTCGCGGCCAGATTCGTCAAGGGGTGCGACCCCCATACACCCGGTCTCAGTTCTGGTCTCATTCACAGACGTCCGCGGGCGTTCGAAAGGTCAACCCGCCTCGGGTCCACCGCAGGTCAGGACATCCCCGCCTCTCCCCGGATACCAAGGCGACCCGTTGGAAAGCGTGTTGGGGGCAACCCCTCACGAGTTCGAATCTCGTATCCTCCGCCAGTGCCTCACCGGGCACGACGTCGTTGGCCCCCGCGGCTCGCAGCGGGGGCCAACGACGTTCGGAGTTGCACCAGCGACGCGGCCATGTCCGGGGAGGCAGCCCGCCGGCCCGCCTCCGGGTCGGCCTGTGCCGCCCGTAGGTGCGGACATGAGCGTTTCCCCGCCGCGGCCCATCCTCCGTCTTGACGTCGACGGTCCGCTCATCCCCTTCGGCGGTACGCGGGAGCAGTACCCGGACGGATATCCGACGTACGTGCCGCAGGAAGCCGGCGCGAATCCGCTGCTGGCCAGGGTCGATCCCTCGCTCGGGCCGTGGCTGTTGGCGCTGCGCTACGACTTGGTGTGGGCCAACCACGTGGGAGTCCGAGGCCAACGAGTGCCTCGCGCCGCTCCTGGCGGCTGCCACAGCTCCCCGTGGTCAGGTGGCCGGAGCGGTCCGACGGGCCCGAGTCGGCCGGTCTGCACTGGAAGACCTGCACGCTTCTCGACTGGGCGGCCGGACGCCCCTTCGCCCGGCTCGACGACGAGATCACCGACACCGACCGTGTCTGGGCGGCGGCGCACCACCCCGCTCGCACCCTCCTCCACTGCGTCGACCACCGCCACGGCCTCACCGACGCGGACTTCGCCGCGCTCGACGCATGGCTGCGGGCGGGGTAGTCGTCGTCGGTCGCTCGCCTCTGCTTGCCCATACATTTGGCTATCTATATAGTCAGCTATATGAGCGATGGCTGGGAGATCGAGATCGAACCGGAAGTCCGGCATTGGCTGGACAACCTGTCCGACCGCGACTATCTCCAAGCTGAACATGCGGCTGAACGTCTGCTCGACGCACCGACCACTCTCTCCGAGCCGTACGCGCGACACCTGGGCGACGGGTTACGCGAACTCCGATTCAGCCTGGGTCATGACGGCAACGCCGTCCGTCTGACGTACTGGCTCGCGCCCCGTCGCCGGATCGTGCTGCTGACCGTGTTCCGCAAGGCGCGAATGCGGGAGGATGCGGAAGTGGATCGTGCCAAGCAAGCCAGGAAGCTCTGTGAAGCTGAGGATCACACCGCTCACGATGAGTTCACTCGCGACGCCACGAAGGGAGAAGGACCATGAACCACGCCCGGTGGAAGCTCGCCCGCGAGCGGAAGGTCGCGGAAGGCTACAGCGAGCCTCCTGAGGTCGAAGCGATGCGTACCGAGATCCGCATGGCCTTCGACCTCGGGCAAGCGGTGTACGACCGCCGTACCGAGCTGGGCATCTCCCAGACCGAACTCGCCAGGCGTGCCCGCATGACGCAACCCCAGGTCTCGAAGCTCGAACTCGGCGGCACCGTCCCCACCCTTCCCCTGCTCGCCCGGCTCGCCGGCGCACTCGACGCGTCGCTCAACATCGCTCTCGACGGCGAGACCTCCACCGTCGAGTTCATCGCGCACGCTGCGTGAGAGTCGCTGGTCTCATTTCTGGTCTCGTTTATTTCCGGCACATAGTTCATTTCGATCAGCTCTCCCAGAGGTGATGCCGCCGCCCCCGTCTGATCCGGTCGGCTTGGGTGCGCCAAACTTGAGCTGTGTCGCGTGGGTGCGGCGGCACGTCTTTGCTCGTGTGAGATGAGGTGTGCCGTCATCGGTAAGTCAGGTGGGTCGAGGCTGGCGTCGTGGTTGGTGGAGTTGGACGTGCCGCGTTTGGAACGGGTGCTGGCGGTCCGTTCGGACACGGTGTCGCCCCCGGAGCCGAGGTCGCTGGGGGAACTGGCAGATCGCTTGCAGCGTCCGGGGTCGGTGGCCCTGGCTCTGCCCCGGCTTCCGCGGCCTGCCCTGCAGGCCGCGGAGGCGCTGGCCGCGTCGGGGACGGCCATGACGCAGGACGCGCTCGCGAGCGTGCTGGGACTGGCGGACGGGGCGGAAGTCCGCGAGCTGGACGTCGTACTGGAAGTCCTTGCCGATCACGCGCTCGTCTGGCCGGACAGCGGCGGCACGCTGCGTATGGTGTCACCGCTGAGGCAGGCATGGGACGCACCGTTGGGGCTGGACCCGCCGCTGGAGCAGTTGCTGGCGGGTGTGACGTCCGAGGAGTTGCGCGGAATGCTGGCCTCGCTGGGCGTCAAGCCGCCCGGCAACAAGCAGCAGCGGCTCGCGGCTCTGGTGGATCACCACAGCGATGCGAAGCGCGTCGTCGCGGTGGTCGCGCAGGCCCCCGCGGATACGCGCAAGCTGCTTGACCGCATGGCGAAGTCCGGGTCCCAGAACCCGCGGTTCGAGGTGTTCGGCTCTCCGGAGCCCACCTCCGGGCGGGCGGCCCGGTGGGCGCT
Protein-coding regions in this window:
- a CDS encoding 5'-methylthioadenosine/S-adenosylhomocysteine nucleosidase family protein; the encoded protein is MPKDLVVILTALNLEYEAVRRELASPQVHRHERGTRFEVGTVPGTSCRVALGLTNKGNHPAAVLAERAIQEFSPVAVLFVGVAGALWDTTRLGDVVMATHVYAYHGGTSEDDGLKARPRVWEAAHGISQLGSYLARKGGLAGETPDGQDSPQVHFGAIAAGEVVQNSRISAEAKWIRQHYNDALAIEMEAAGVAQAGHLSGSPVAIIRGISDRADGTKSNTEDRNWQPLAAANAAAFAMRLAAELIGEQEQIAMSRDDGAGRLTEHVRNTARASTVGIMASSVTGSSVYLNSRPTISSRADLAAELDSFREHLRRHHAAGALDDDTYQEAQAELDTAGRAAKETASGLPKQVPMALKKLRGLIADCPELVAGLAPLIVAAGTLP
- a CDS encoding NUDIX hydrolase, which gives rise to MQTDIWSPPPVLLAVDLVILTLREGRLCALLVERGEEPFAGMPALPGGFLSHSGESILDAAHRELSEETALDAGRLHLEQLATYGDAGRDPRGRVVSVAHLAIAPGLPEPVAGTDARGASWVLAETVLSGQVKLAFDHSRIVADGIERARTKLEFSALATAFCGELFTITELQQVYEAVWGTELDTRNFYRKVQGVKGFIVPAGLGRRTTGGRPARLFRAGPGTALSPPLIRPAASTTEEEEE
- a CDS encoding type II toxin-antitoxin system RelE/ParE family toxin, encoding MSDGWEIEIEPEVRHWLDNLSDRDYLQAEHAAERLLDAPTTLSEPYARHLGDGLRELRFSLGHDGNAVRLTYWLAPRRRIVLLTVFRKARMREDAEVDRAKQARKLCEAEDHTAHDEFTRDATKGEGP
- a CDS encoding helix-turn-helix domain-containing protein: MNHARWKLARERKVAEGYSEPPEVEAMRTEIRMAFDLGQAVYDRRTELGISQTELARRARMTQPQVSKLELGGTVPTLPLLARLAGALDASLNIALDGETSTVEFIAHAA